One segment of Vibrio mimicus DNA contains the following:
- the msrB gene encoding peptide-methionine (R)-S-oxide reductase MsrB, protein MEFESKNPLKPDGYWREHLSDEQYYVCRQQGTEAPYSGKLLHNKETGFYLCTCCQSPLFSSANKYDSGCGWPSFDAPIDERAVRYLNDMSHGMVRTEIRCAACDSHLGHVFEDGPKTTGLRFCVNSVSLIFNKK, encoded by the coding sequence GTGGAATTTGAATCCAAAAATCCGCTCAAGCCTGATGGATATTGGCGTGAGCACTTGTCAGATGAACAATATTATGTTTGTCGCCAGCAAGGAACAGAAGCCCCTTACTCAGGCAAGTTGTTGCACAATAAGGAAACGGGCTTCTATCTCTGTACTTGTTGCCAATCGCCATTATTCAGCTCAGCAAATAAATACGATTCAGGCTGTGGTTGGCCAAGTTTTGATGCGCCAATTGATGAGAGAGCAGTACGTTATTTAAATGATATGAGTCACGGAATGGTACGCACTGAGATCCGTTGTGCGGCTTGTGATAGTCACCTTGGGCATGTCTTTGAAGATGGCCCGAAGACGACTGGGTTACGATTTTGTGTTAACTCTGTGTCGTTAATTTTCAACAAAAAGTGA
- a CDS encoding DUF2989 domain-containing protein, protein MNLTKTLLILASLALLNGCFENRKNTEKLCADNPNLRCEQLNMDDGQCRVPRTDLIWHRFEILKSPSDEKSIKEYHLVSAYRKCLELASQIQAIDQTKLKENRFKALVNSGKEQERIVAELKQSTSPQALYFLWSQIGDRNARRAFLQLEGKPELETAEMQYALATFYTDRDKPKTIELLHKSLELGNGRPTNTEILKALASNYHVLHDKENAYLWAMVGKDFGVPVASAEELKRLYGFSQAQFAELDKTADTIVKAIRAGKYTKTLIPNRMKDEKSQQ, encoded by the coding sequence ATGAATTTGACTAAAACGTTACTTATTCTCGCAAGCCTAGCACTATTGAATGGCTGTTTCGAGAATCGCAAAAACACCGAAAAGCTCTGTGCTGATAACCCCAATCTGCGCTGTGAACAGCTCAATATGGATGATGGGCAATGCCGCGTTCCAAGAACCGATCTGATTTGGCACCGCTTTGAAATTTTGAAATCACCGAGCGATGAAAAAAGCATCAAAGAATACCATCTCGTTAGTGCTTATCGAAAATGCCTTGAACTAGCTTCGCAAATCCAAGCCATTGATCAAACCAAGTTGAAAGAAAACCGCTTTAAGGCTTTAGTCAATTCAGGCAAAGAACAAGAACGAATCGTGGCAGAATTAAAACAGTCAACGTCTCCGCAAGCACTCTATTTCTTGTGGAGTCAAATAGGCGACCGTAATGCACGACGTGCTTTCTTACAGTTAGAAGGAAAACCCGAGCTCGAAACCGCTGAGATGCAGTACGCCTTGGCGACCTTTTACACAGATCGCGATAAGCCCAAAACCATAGAACTGCTGCATAAGTCTCTGGAACTCGGTAATGGTAGACCAACGAACACCGAAATATTGAAAGCCTTAGCCAGCAACTACCATGTCCTACATGACAAAGAAAACGCTTATCTTTGGGCGATGGTTGGCAAAGATTTTGGTGTGCCAGTGGCTTCCGCCGAAGAACTAAAACGACTTTACGGTTTTAGCCAAGCGCAGTTTGCAGAACTAGATAAAACCGCCGATACCATAGTGAAAGCGATTCGTGCGGGCAAGTACACCAAAACCCTCATCCCTAACCGAATGAAGGATGAAAAATCTCAACAATAA
- a CDS encoding YeaC family protein — MGTQQLINAITPEAYQRLLYAVETGKWPEGTPLSQQQRDSCMQAVMLYQSKHNTEADHMSVGVGGEVVFKSKAELKKRFTAGEEDILRVNPNQNE; from the coding sequence ATGGGCACTCAACAATTAATTAATGCGATTACGCCTGAAGCTTATCAGCGCTTACTATACGCCGTGGAAACGGGAAAGTGGCCTGAGGGTACACCACTTTCACAACAGCAGCGAGACTCCTGTATGCAAGCTGTGATGTTGTATCAATCTAAGCATAATACCGAAGCGGATCATATGTCGGTTGGCGTAGGTGGCGAGGTGGTTTTTAAGTCCAAAGCGGAGCTGAAAAAGCGTTTTACGGCAGGGGAAGAAGATATCCTGCGTGTCAATCCGAACCAAAACGAGTAA